In the genome of Streptomyces sp. NBC_00190, one region contains:
- a CDS encoding serine hydrolase domain-containing protein — translation MTESADLSMGLPAHGEVAGLLETLAREYLVPGVQFAVYDRGEITTFTYGEETHGSGRPVTADTVFPWGSVTKSATALLLAQLVSDGDVELDAPVGPLLPELARTPDGPLYTATLRGLLSHTAGLPDMPPVEDDLSLRDCVAASAGAAALCEPGRLFSYSNLGYVLAGRILESVTGVTWWEAVRDFALSPLGVAAGFLGATAPGPVAGQHAVHLPTGSVHVVDEPGLPKALVPAGALTSSAAGLLRYAEVHLAADGTAVLEPDMLAELRTPVPGSAAFGLADAWGLGLAVHTDGEGRRWLGHDGNTGGASCALRFDPERRIAVALMANATSGRQMGHAFFDALAAKGWDIGRYRRPEIGSPLSGDALTAVADEVCGDYRAGADLHTVRRSGNGELLLERSGLVPVRLEIYQGLEFCLKSGTADGGHGSDESKDLYRFVRDSRTGQVGGMYMSGGRLQVREGIGLIG, via the coding sequence ATGACGGAATCCGCTGACCTTTCCATGGGGCTGCCCGCGCACGGCGAAGTGGCCGGCCTGCTGGAAACACTCGCCCGTGAATACCTCGTACCCGGTGTGCAATTCGCCGTCTACGACCGCGGTGAGATCACGACCTTCACGTACGGAGAAGAGACCCACGGGTCGGGTCGGCCGGTGACGGCCGACACCGTCTTCCCGTGGGGATCGGTGACGAAGTCCGCGACCGCGCTGCTGCTGGCACAGCTCGTCAGCGACGGCGACGTGGAGCTGGACGCGCCGGTGGGGCCGCTGCTCCCGGAACTCGCGCGGACACCCGACGGCCCTCTCTACACGGCCACGCTGCGCGGGCTGCTCAGCCACACCGCCGGCCTGCCGGACATGCCGCCCGTCGAGGACGACCTGTCCCTGCGCGACTGCGTGGCCGCGTCGGCCGGAGCGGCCGCGCTGTGCGAGCCCGGGCGGCTGTTCTCGTACTCCAATCTCGGCTACGTCCTGGCCGGCCGGATCCTCGAATCCGTCACAGGAGTGACCTGGTGGGAGGCGGTACGGGACTTCGCGCTGAGCCCGCTCGGCGTGGCGGCCGGCTTCCTCGGCGCCACCGCCCCGGGGCCCGTCGCGGGCCAGCACGCGGTGCACCTGCCGACCGGGTCGGTGCACGTGGTCGACGAACCGGGACTGCCCAAGGCGCTCGTACCGGCCGGGGCGCTGACCTCCAGCGCCGCCGGCCTGCTGCGCTACGCCGAGGTGCACCTCGCGGCGGACGGCACCGCGGTACTGGAACCGGACATGCTCGCGGAACTGCGCACCCCGGTGCCCGGCTCGGCGGCCTTCGGACTGGCCGACGCCTGGGGCCTGGGACTCGCCGTCCACACCGACGGCGAAGGGCGGCGCTGGCTGGGCCACGACGGCAACACCGGAGGGGCGAGCTGCGCGCTGCGCTTCGACCCCGAGCGGCGGATCGCCGTCGCCCTGATGGCGAACGCCACTTCCGGCCGGCAGATGGGACATGCCTTCTTCGACGCGCTGGCGGCAAAGGGCTGGGACATCGGGCGCTACCGCCGGCCCGAAATCGGGAGCCCGCTTTCCGGCGACGCACTGACCGCGGTCGCCGACGAAGTGTGCGGGGATTACCGGGCGGGCGCGGACCTTCATACCGTGCGCCGCTCCGGAAACGGGGAGCTGCTCCTGGAACGGAGCGGGCTCGTGCCGGTCCGGTTGGAAATCTACCAGGGACTGGAATTCTGTTTGAAAAGCGGTACCGCCGACGGCGGGCACGGCAGTGACGAATCAAAGGACCTGTACCGATTCGTGCGGGATTCCCGCACCGGGCAGGTCGGCGGCATGTACATGAGCGGTGGACGGCTCCAGGTGCGCGAGGGAATCGGCCTGATCGGCTGA